A genomic stretch from Shewanella sediminis HAW-EB3 includes:
- a CDS encoding ATP-binding protein, protein MLQQICAHHHSSLAIEHVKIAVMKYLLILVMVLCFHAPYLAAQAQDLSHKSIVFGVHSKTAPLEWRNNGVDQGFNLELIGRIGQLIDKRIVVRRKTFQQLLTDVHDPDCPIDVIAVVSPVSIDRKLSQSDPIYATHAKAYTLQGKSFINSWHDLVGKRVAIKKGAFVDVYISGQPQEFERVDVDLYETGFQLLIKGEVDVVLAENFVARRLMPLYPKIRSSSDALIYGAFNFVSHKVNAPLMGQINDALRQLKLSGEYDRLVNKWFGTGREKVDLTSTQQKMLWLAITVSIISALGMILTGYISRSLRKRTRSLNVELTQRRKAEHQISSLSKQFQSVLDGIPHGVTLFNRECDCLWSNDNNNELLKNPEFHFTDGEPFELKITLLEVLNSQKSLIEDMTFLDQFWQLQIHPIGEDQAVILLEEATERHQLRQANNEASRLASLGELSAGIAHEINNPTGIIIHSVAFLNDALKDLQPATDAYQKQNPFWVIAGLEPERALHELHYSCLNIDEGATRISRIVNDLKRYALPNIATEHQVLSLNEVVRVSLRLTANQIKIFKIRTQLRQPEPMILGDAQQLHQVLINLIQNACHASPPDDGTDTDDGMISIETSIVDGKACLIVCDNGSGMDQATLQRITEPFFTTRRSCGGTGLGLSVCSRIIKEHKGEMQITSRQGKGTCIKLLFSLEQLR, encoded by the coding sequence ATGTTGCAACAAATTTGCGCCCATCACCACAGTTCATTAGCTATCGAACATGTTAAAATCGCCGTTATGAAATATCTTCTTATATTAGTCATGGTGCTCTGTTTCCATGCACCATATCTGGCCGCACAGGCACAAGACTTGTCACACAAGAGTATTGTGTTTGGTGTTCACTCAAAAACGGCCCCACTGGAGTGGCGTAACAATGGTGTTGACCAAGGATTTAACCTCGAGCTGATAGGCAGAATTGGACAACTCATAGATAAAAGAATCGTTGTCAGACGTAAAACATTTCAGCAACTGCTGACCGATGTTCATGATCCCGACTGCCCTATCGACGTCATCGCCGTTGTCAGTCCGGTCAGCATAGACAGAAAACTCAGTCAGTCTGATCCCATCTATGCCACCCACGCCAAAGCATACACATTGCAGGGAAAATCCTTTATCAACAGCTGGCACGACCTTGTCGGTAAGCGGGTTGCCATCAAGAAAGGCGCCTTCGTGGACGTCTATATATCGGGTCAGCCACAGGAATTTGAGCGAGTCGATGTCGATCTCTATGAGACCGGCTTTCAGCTGTTAATCAAGGGAGAGGTCGATGTGGTTCTCGCCGAGAACTTTGTCGCCAGACGCCTGATGCCACTCTATCCAAAGATTAGAAGTTCCAGCGATGCACTTATATATGGTGCGTTCAACTTTGTGAGTCATAAGGTTAATGCTCCTCTGATGGGCCAAATTAACGATGCCCTCAGGCAGTTAAAACTCTCCGGGGAATACGACCGACTCGTCAACAAGTGGTTTGGTACCGGTCGAGAGAAGGTCGATCTCACCTCCACCCAACAGAAGATGTTGTGGCTGGCCATCACGGTGAGTATCATCTCTGCACTTGGCATGATACTCACCGGCTATATCAGCAGAAGCCTGCGAAAACGTACCCGCTCACTGAATGTCGAGCTAACGCAACGTCGCAAGGCCGAACATCAAATATCCAGCCTATCAAAACAGTTTCAATCTGTGCTGGATGGGATCCCCCATGGCGTCACGCTATTTAATCGGGAATGTGATTGTTTGTGGAGTAATGATAATAATAACGAACTGTTAAAAAATCCCGAATTTCACTTTACCGATGGCGAACCTTTCGAGCTGAAGATCACTCTGCTTGAGGTATTGAACAGCCAGAAGTCTCTGATTGAAGATATGACTTTTCTGGATCAATTCTGGCAGCTCCAAATTCACCCCATAGGGGAGGATCAGGCCGTCATCCTATTGGAGGAAGCCACGGAGCGTCATCAACTCAGACAAGCCAATAATGAAGCGAGCCGCCTGGCCTCATTAGGCGAACTCTCTGCCGGAATCGCCCATGAGATCAATAATCCAACGGGAATTATTATCCATTCCGTGGCGTTCTTAAATGATGCACTAAAAGATCTACAGCCGGCAACCGACGCCTACCAGAAGCAAAACCCTTTTTGGGTAATCGCAGGGCTGGAACCGGAACGCGCCCTACATGAGCTGCATTATAGCTGCCTCAATATTGATGAGGGTGCCACCCGGATCAGCCGAATCGTAAACGACTTAAAGCGGTATGCCTTACCCAATATTGCCACCGAGCACCAAGTGTTAAGCCTGAATGAAGTGGTGCGGGTGTCGCTGCGTTTGACGGCAAATCAGATTAAAATATTTAAAATCAGAACCCAACTGCGCCAACCAGAGCCGATGATCTTGGGTGATGCCCAGCAGCTGCATCAGGTACTGATTAACCTTATTCAAAATGCCTGCCATGCATCGCCACCCGACGATGGAACGGACACAGATGACGGCATGATCTCAATAGAGACCAGCATTGTGGATGGCAAAGCCTGCTTAATCGTCTG